The sequence CTGGAACGATGCGATCGACGTCGCGGAAACCTTGGTGAAGACCAAGCTGACCATACCTAAGCTGATGAGCATCATCGGCACTTCGGCGGGCGGGGTGATGGTGGGGCAGGCGGTCAACACCCGGCCGGACCTGTTCACCGGGGCGATTGCCAATGTCGGCTTCATGAACCCGATCCGCTACGTGTCGGAGCAGAACAACGCCGACATTCCCGAATGGGGCGGGCCGATCACCGATGCGGCCACCTTCAAGACGATGTTCGATCTTGATCCCTATCAGCACATCAAGGCGGGCACGAAATACCCGGCAACGCTGGTGGTGAGCGGGCTCAACGATCCGCGCGCCGCCACGTTTCACAGCGCCAAGTATGCCGCCCGCCTGGCCGCCGCGACCACCAGCGGCGAGCCGGTGATGCTGCGGATCGATTTTGGCGCAGGCCACGGCATGGGTTCAACCCGCAGCCAGCGCGACGCAATGTGGGCCGATATCTACAGCTTCGTGCTGTGGCAGGCCGGGGTGAAGGAATTCCAGCCGCCGCGCTGAACCATTTCAGGGAAGGGGATTGCAATGAAGGCACGTCTATTGGGGATCGCTTCGGCGCTGGTGCTGGGTCTGGTCGGGGCCCAGGCCCAGGCCCAGGCCCAGGACACGCTGCCGCCCGACAAGGCGAAGTTCCGCGCGCTCTACAAGGAAATGGTGGAAACCGACACGTCGATCACCACTGGCAGCTGCACCGCGCTGGCCGGCAAGATCGAAAAGCACATGCTGGCCAATGGCTTCCAGCAGTCGGAGCTGACCCAGTTTTCCGTGCCTGAGCATCCCAAGGAAGGCGGCATCGTCGCCGTCTTTCAGGGTAGCTCGAAAACGCTGAAGCCGATGCTGCTGCTTGGCCATATCGACGTGGTTGTGGCTAAGCGCGAGGACTGGACCCGCGATCCCTACACCCTGTTCGAGGAAGACGGCTATTTCTATGGCCGCGGCACCTCCGACATGAAGGCGCTCGCCGCGATCTGGGTCGACATGCTGGAACGATTCCGGGCCGAGGGCTACAAGCCCAAGCGGACGATCAAGCTGGCGCTGACCTGCGGTGAAGAAACCAGCTGGGCCTTCAACGGCGCGCGCTGGCTGACCGAGAACCGGCGTGACCTGATCGATGCCGAATTCGTCCTCAATGAAGGCGGCGGCGGGCGGACGGACGGCAAGGGCACGGTTGTCGCGCAGAACTTCCACGTCGGCGAAAAGACCGTCGGCAATTATCGGATCGAAGCGACCAATCCGGGCGGCCACTCCTCGATCCCGATCCGCGACAACGCGATCTACGAGCTGTCCGACGCGCTGATGAAGCTGCGCGAGTTCGAATTCCCTGTCATGCTCAACGATACCACGCGGGCCTACTTCTCGCGGCTGGGTGCCGGCCGGACCGACGAGATGGGCAAGGCCATGCTGGCCGTGGTTGCCAACCCGCAGGACAAGGCGGCCGTCGCGGTGCTCGACAAGGACCGGATGTATCACTCTATGCTGCGCACCACTTGCGTCGCCACGCAGCTTGATGGCGGCCATGCCAATAACGCGCTGCCGCAGCGCGCCGGTGCGCTTGTCAATTGCCGGATCTTCCCCGGCGTGGGCTATGAAGAGGTCCGCAAGACGCTCGAACAGGTGATCGCCGATCCGCGCATGACCGTGGTCAAGGTCGACGATCGCGGCCCGATCGCGGTACCGCCGCCGCTGACCAAGCAGATCCTTGAGCCGGCCGAGAAGTTGGTCGCCAAGTACTATCCCGGCGTGCCGCTGGTGCCGATGATGTCGACCGGGGGGACCGACGGGATCTTCTTCGGCGCGATCGGCATCCCATCCTATGGCCCGCCGGGGCTTTATGGCGATCCTGATGGCAATGGCGCGCATGGCCTGAACGAGCGGGCGATCGTCAAGGCGGTCTATACCGGGCGCGACATGCTGACCGAACTGGTCAAGGCCTATGCCAGCCCGAAGGGGCGCTGAGGGGGTTATGCCAATGCTGAAAACCGGGATCACGCTGGCCCTTGCGCTGGCGGCAACCAGCGCGCTCGCCCAGCCTGCACAACTCTCGCCGCAGAAGGCGGAGCTGCGCGAACTGTTCAAGGAGATGATCGAAACCGACACCTCGATCACCACGGGCAGCTGC comes from Novosphingobium ginsenosidimutans and encodes:
- a CDS encoding M20/M25/M40 family metallo-hydrolase, with translation MKARLLGIASALVLGLVGAQAQAQAQDTLPPDKAKFRALYKEMVETDTSITTGSCTALAGKIEKHMLANGFQQSELTQFSVPEHPKEGGIVAVFQGSSKTLKPMLLLGHIDVVVAKREDWTRDPYTLFEEDGYFYGRGTSDMKALAAIWVDMLERFRAEGYKPKRTIKLALTCGEETSWAFNGARWLTENRRDLIDAEFVLNEGGGGRTDGKGTVVAQNFHVGEKTVGNYRIEATNPGGHSSIPIRDNAIYELSDALMKLREFEFPVMLNDTTRAYFSRLGAGRTDEMGKAMLAVVANPQDKAAVAVLDKDRMYHSMLRTTCVATQLDGGHANNALPQRAGALVNCRIFPGVGYEEVRKTLEQVIADPRMTVVKVDDRGPIAVPPPLTKQILEPAEKLVAKYYPGVPLVPMMSTGGTDGIFFGAIGIPSYGPPGLYGDPDGNGAHGLNERAIVKAVYTGRDMLTELVKAYASPKGR